In the Silene latifolia isolate original U9 population chromosome 1, ASM4854445v1, whole genome shotgun sequence genome, cgcCGAAGTAATTATTTGTAGTAGAGTGACTTATGAGTCTCCTCTAAAGTCGACACACGCACACCCAGACACTACTGCCCTACATAATAGGGCCATCCCCACTCAAAGAGACCAAATATTGCTTTCTAACTTGCTCATGAACTAGTCAACTAACCCAAACTTTTTTGGCCAACATTTTACCTTCGAGTCCCACAATCTCACCAAATCACACTCATATAGAAACTTCCCCTTGACAACTATCCCCTCTTTCTTTGAACCTCACTTATTTTAAATTCCCCCTATATATATTCCCTCAATCCTTCCTCCATAACCTCACACTTTTAGATTTTGGTCCCAAAACTCTATTATCCTCTCAAATAACCAAAAACCCATATCAAATTAAAAAATGggaaaattaatattattatcatTGTCATTAATTATAATCCAACTCTCTTTGTGTTTAACAACCACAAATGCACAATCATGCAAAAGTTTCTCACCTAAcaacaaaaaatacaaaacttgTAATGATCTCCCGGAATTAAACTCATACTTATATTGGACATATGACTCGGTGGCTGGGACCGCAGATATTGCGTTCCGAGCCACCGGGGTAAACCCGTCTTCGAATTGGGTTGCGTGGGCTCTTAATCCAACTGGACAAGGGATGACTGGGGCACAATCATTGGTTGCACTTCAGAATTCCTCTGGTGTTATGTATGCTTATACTTCTGATGTTCAGGGTTATGCCACTACTCTTGCTAAATCCAGTTTGAGTTTTCAGGTTTGTactttttttgagttttatttacggaattgttgattttttttttttgatttagaTTTTATTTGATTTAATTGTTTTTATTCGTCAGTTATGTGTAGAAGCAAATAATTAAATTTTAGAGAAGTATAAATTACTTAAGGGCAGGGGCACATGGTATGCCAAATGTGAAGGGTCTTGGATTGATTACGGATGTATTTTAGCCACGCGTTATGTAACGCACAATTGGTTCCGTTTGTCTCATTTAAAATGTtgtactccctcccagtcactataatgttccctctttcccaaaacggattattcaagtaatgttcccctttctatttttagaaacttttactcttattttattcatttctctctcctatcaccaaacccacacaactcttttactcatattttattacttttctttatgttttggccccacaattcttatttaactactaataatttaTCCCCCTCTCCTACCAGTCTAccaccaaccccacacaactcttttactaatatttacttttccttaagtatcgtgcccatatcaaaggggaacattataacgactgggagggagtataatttaaatGAGGCGTGAGGCTAGTACAATACATGAGGCGGAGGATTCGTACCATAACCTATTATCACGATGTCTAAGTCTTTACCGTACACTTTATTTCACGATAATAATAAATAGGCAaatttaacaacaaaaataaCCCGATATTTGTCAAGTATTTCAAAAATAGGAGTTATATCATTGCagtataaaattaaaatattctaATATTGGAGAATTTTGTGATTCGATATTGTTTAGTTAGTCAATTTCTTTTATATGTTCCATTTTTCCTTTTAGGTATAGTTTTCAATATCTTCAATTCTCTCTTATTGTCATTTACTTTATGCTTACCTTATATGTGAAGTGCATCGCGTAATTTTAAATTAGCTATTTTATCGTATCCTTTTTCATATAGCAATCAATGAATATAATACTTCGTGAAATATATTGTATTTGAATTTCCCTCGTTTATTGGTGATGGCAAATTATGTCAATTTTAGACATCTTTCCATAAGTTATCATTATCCTATTACATTATTATTGCGTACGTTTTAAAAATGATACTATGAGACAATTTGTGTTAACCAAAGTAAAAATTTGTGTCACTTTTATTTATCCACAGTATATATTTTCAAATAAAATTGACAATCAAAATAATTTATCAATACCATTTTTTATTAAAACTAAACACAAATAATAGAATAAAACATTTTTgcaatgtaaaaccgtcttacacaatAAGTACGGATAATAAATAATACCGAGTAATAGTTTACCTTGAGTATTTTTATTACTCTGTGgtctgttttttgttttttttttttttggtcaatcgAAGCGCGCTTAGTCGCATAAAATAGAGGGGGTGGGGGATTCGAACCTGAGAGAGTCTGAGACCTATCGTCCataatacctccgtcttaaccactagactaagacatcttcgATAGTACTATGTGGTTTGTAGTATTCCGTTTTTGTtgatttaattaattgaattttGGCGATTACGATGGAAAACGAATCCGTAATTAAAGTTACGACGACCCTTGATTTGCTTCTACTTCTAGAAAGCAAGTTCACAAATTACTCTAACTCTGAGTGAGCTCACCTAAATGTCATGCCTACGTCATGAGTCGACCATCATAGCAAAATGACGATGCTAACCCTGGAATAATCCTCACAGGTGGAAAAGTTAACAGCAATGAGCAGGGGCAATAAGGAGATAATAATAATGGCAACAATAAAACCACCAAAGACAACAGTGAACCAAGTATGGCAAGTGGGCCCAGTTTCAGGTGGCACTCCAGGTCAACATCCTCTACTCACTGCTAACAAAAAATCCTCTGCTACCATTAACTTCTTGTCGGGTCAAACCACCTCTTCCGGTTCTGTTCCTGGTTCCACTCAGAAGAATAAGAATGTAAGTTTTCTACTTCAGTTCAGTTCGGGTTTTAGTCATTTTAGGTAAACTCgtgataaaaatttaaaatataaaaacgTCTTTTGTTATAGGTACGTCATTTTAATCAAGTCATTTAAGGATTACGTTAACTATAGGCGGGATGCGGATTTTGGAGTCGGATGGAGATTGCGTAGAGTCAATTTGAATTAAATCAGTGTTATTGTATCTGCCCATTATTTTAGACAATAGGAATGCCACCTAACATACCTACTAAAGTTTGAATGTGCTTCACTTAGGTAGTTTTGGCGTGTAATATTAAGTAGGTGGACAACTCACAGACCGGAATGTGCTTCACGTAGGTAGTTTAGCGTGTAAACATCAGAAAGTCTGCATGTGACGAAAAGTGTCCATTACAAATGAGATTTTGCCTGAAAACATAGTTGCTAGTTAGTAATGTAGTACTACTTTGTCATTCAAATTTGATAAAAAATTATTGTAGCCCATTCCATGATTTAAAGTGAGACATACCGATAATTCCAAACTGATTACGTTTCTAGAAAGTCCTTAATAATGATTAGTGTAATATAAAGTGATCCAATCAATAACTCTATAATGTGCATTTACGGAGTAGAAGATAATTTAGGATATTGGTGTTGGTTTTTGTATGCCAAAGCGTAATAAGTGGATGTTTGGTGGGATTGATCAAGAAGATGGTGATGATAAAATAATAGGTAGTCGAACATGTGTTAAGTGTAACTACTTCTAGAATAAACAAGTAAAAAGTTGTCTACTTTGATTTGGTTGTTCAGTCCTTTTGTGTTCTTTAGAACAACCCATGAAACAATAGAGTGATAATTGATCAAAGTGTCGAGTTTGATACGTATTTTATGTTAATACGACATTTTACTTTGGTCTCGTGACTAAAAAAATGAAGATTTCATGGAAAATAATCGTATATGACACTTGCAGCCAAGTGAGTGAGAGTAACAGAAGTGTATAGTACCTCAATTAAGCATTTGTGAAATTAACCTTTTATGAATTTACGACTTATATTGAAATggtcgatgatgatgatgaaaattGCAGATACATGGAGTGCTAAATGCGATAAGTTGGGGAACACTAATGCCATTAGGAGGCATAATAGCAAGGTATTTGAGGGTGTTCAAGTCAGCAGACCCAGCTTGGTTTTACATACACATTACTTGCCAAACCTCGGCCTATATTCTCGGAGTTGCTGGTTGGGGCACCGGTCTTAAACTTGGTAGTGAATCAGTCGGGATAGTTTACCATGCTCATCGGAACATTGGGATCACTCTTTTCTGCCTCGCCACGCTTCAGGTTCGACTTTTTCTCCGTTATTTCCTTTGATGTTAATTAAGCTAGAATTGAACTAGCACTCTGTTATTACTACATCATTGGGGCATTTCTATGTTTGTGCATTTTTTGTTAGATTGTGGAATAATTCGtcattactccctctgtcccattTAATTGTTTCCGTATTTTATTTTGGGgtgtttttatcaattttttacctttttattttaaaattatttttgatGGGTTATTGTTTCTcatactcaatttggtccacttttCGTCCAAGTAATTGGTTCACTtctttctctttgtttttcacaaaaccaaaaataaaaaaggaccGGGACAGAAGGAGTATTAATTTGATTGTACACACGGACCACACTTATGGTTTAATGGGCCCCTTGCCCGTGTGATAAGCTAAGCGTAGTTAACACGATATGTTCTTATTTAACAAGACACTTACTTTAACCATTGCACCAAAACAAATCACATTCTTTAATAAAAGACACGTAACATGGAATTATTAGTGGCATGACATCATTGATGGGTTTATAGTTCATAGCTTAGCTTAACTTAATAATGATTCAATTGAAACTTTTTGTCTTCAAAATAAACTAATCTGAATTTATAGGACATGAAATTATCAACTCGAACTCAAAATGAGTGAATCGAATTACTGGTAATAATACAATTCGACTTCACCTCGATAGAATGTTTGACCGGACAAAAACTCAATTAAATATGGTTTGACCGATCTAAAGAAGTTCAAATACCACCAAAAAATATGGTTTGACTGATCTCTAGTTTTTCCGATCAAACTTGGTTGACCTAAAGTGAAGAGAGGAATAATATCATACGAAGTGTATATTGACTTGTAGTCTATTTATGGAGTATGAAATTGGTTCAACGTAAGACTAACAATTTCGTGTGCAACTATCgtgagtccatttttgaaataatggtcaaaaataaaatatttgtcgttttgggtcggttttgaaaatatttgtcaaaatggtgtccacgtaggctcgggatttctagacctgaaacacgccactactaatggcgtgttttgtgaaggaaacacgccattagtagtggcgtgtctttacaacaatttttttcctcaactgactaaactttaaaaaaaaaaaaaaaaaaaaaaaaaaaaaaaaaaaaaaaaaatttacacaaGACACGCCATAGAGGAtggcgtgtttcccctccgaaacccgccattcccaatggcgtgtttgttttagtccattttttaatgaagtttcttttcctactcattataaacacgccatttgtagtggcgtgttttaggtccagaaatcccgagcctacgtggacaccattttgacaaatattttcaaaaccgacccaaaacgacaaatattttatttttgaccattatttcaaaaatggattcaaCTATCGTCAACTAGTCTTTTTTAAACGTAAAGGACGTCTCCATGACATCCTATTACGtagtttttcttattttctttgctaATCTTTTAATGAGAGAAGTTGGTAGGTGTAGATTTGCCGGAATAAGTAAGGTATGCAAACAAGAAACGTTGTGTTTACTCTTGTAGTCCTTTGGCAATTTTTGTAGGTGGAGATTTAATTCCGTTTCTTCAAAATATCGATATAAATCACCTAATTATGACGGAATTTTGACTTATGGTATGCTGAGAGATTGAGACTCCTATATGAATTTCCAACCTTGTGACGAATCCATTTTTAAAGTAATACTCAAAAATAAAGTGTTTattgttttgggtcggttttgaaaatatttgtcaaaatggtgtccacgtaggcccGGGTTTTCAAAACCTGAAACACGGAACAGACACGTCATTACTAATGACGTGTTTATAGTAAGTTGGAAAAAAAAATTCTATAAAATGAACTAaaggaaacacgccattgggaatgaCGGTTTTAAGGAGGAAACAGGCCACTCTTAATGGCGTGTCtatgtataatttttttttaagttcATGCGAGTCTGTTAGTTGAGAAAAAACTGTAAAGACACGTCAATGCTAATGACGTGTTTCCTTCATAAAACACGTCATTGGCTCATTGCCCATTGGTAATGGTGTGTTTGTTCAATATTTTAGGTTTTGAAAACCCGAgtctacgtggacaccattttgacaaatattttcaaaaccgacctaaaataataaatattttatttttgaccattattttaaAAAATCAGTTTCGGCACAAAAAGTCTTTTATAAGTGTATGAACGCAAAGTTGTTGAAAATGCTGATATGAAGTTGACGGATTTGAACGTGCAGGTGTTTGCATTGCTTTTGAGGCCGAAGAAGGATAACAAGTACAGACTATACTGGAACATCTACCATCATGCAATCGGATACTCGGTCATCATTCTAAGTGTGATAAACATATACAAGGGATTCGATATCTTGGAGCCTCTAAAGAAGTGGAAGACGACCTACACAGGCATTATCATAGCATTAGGCGTCCTTGCTATTGCTCTAGAGGTGTTTACATGGGCCGTCGTGTTGAAGAGGAAGAAAGACGGTCCTGCGAAACACGGTCATCATGGTAATGGATCCAACCCATATGGAGCAAGAACACAGCCCATGGTGTAATTTTTGGTGCAATAATTTCTAGatatagtttttttttgtttttttaggatGTATTATATTTACAGGGATTTTGCAtccattttaattcttttttttcccCCCGTTTCTAGTTACTTGACATTTACTTGGATTATTAATAGCGAACTACAGAGTTATAGGCTATCTGTTTGCTACTATTTGGGCTTTTTATATGCATATTAGGCATATTGGGCTTAGTATATGTGTATTATGCGGATTTCCATTCCTCTTTTCATTCTGCGCATTCGTTTTCTTTTTCATCAAACCAATTATGTTAACTTTTTCCAAGAGATTAACTAGAGTCAACATGCAGTTTTGGTCTGACGACTTGACGAAGCGTGCATTGAATCTTAGATCAGCAATTGGTTCAAAATGCACATCAAAGCCCATGTCCTCGAGAATTGGTTCAAAATGCACATCAAAGCCCATGTCCTCGAGAATTGGTTCAAAATGCACATCAAAGTGTCATTTCTTGTAAAATCGATACGAATATACCGATGTAACAAATGCGGAAAAACTGGTATCaagtactccctcccatccaaaccaaaggtaacagttgttttatcacacttgtcgatgcacgttttgcaacgtaaatatctttagttacatatttttaaaaattataaaaatttgatattcttatagcattcataatgataaatcaaataagatctcacttaactatattttgtcttatagattaagaataatatcaaagattccctaTGACCATAAATAGTGCTAAAaagcaagtgttacctttggtttggatgagagggagtaaCTCATAAGAGCTCATTATAAGTACATATCGACAGGGGAAATGCTATGCAAATGTGTATATGAAAGAACGTATCAATTAAGTATGTATTTGATCCCAAATTGTAAAAACTATACCACTAAATTCCTTACAAAATAAAACAATCATATGACTATACATGTTATATGAATATTTAATCATATATTTTTAGAAATATTGAATGGAGAATTAAATCGCTCAAAAAGTGAAAATGACATATATAAAAACAATAGAGTTAGTACTATATTTGCAAGAGTTCAACTATTGTCAAATTAGGGGAAGAGCCTCAAGTAATGTGGACAATAAACTTCTTTTGAAAATTAAGCaaagaaaagagggtaaaaggTGTTAATTCATTTAAGGGGAATAATTTCAAGCGATATGCACACTAAACTCTATTTGAAGATTTTAAAAGGTAAAAGAGGCGTAATTAATTTACTCATTTGCATAGGCTACAAACAAGATTTAAACTTACAAAAAATATGTTTACTGTCTCAAGCAATGTGGACAATAAACTTCGTTTGAAGATTAAGCAAAGAAAAAGAGGGTAAAAGGTGTTATTCATTTAAGGGGAATAATTTCAAGCGATATGGACAGTAAACTCTATTTTGTGTTTAAAAAGTAAAAGAGATGTAATTAAATTactcatttgcatagtctacaaATAAGACTTAAACTTACAAAAAATATGTTATTATATCAAATAACACATGTATTTGATAACACCAAAACATTATTTGGTCTTTTAATCAATCGTTGATCCAATAAATTTAAGGTGTCCATCCCctatatatatattaaaagatTAACACATCTCCAAATTTTCCCGCTTAAATTTTCCGTCTTAGTGATATTCTACTGAATAATATTTGTTTCCTAATTAATCAGTGTTGACTATCTATATTTACTACTACTATTAAACAATATTTATCTCCTAATTAATTTTATAACATCAACCATTGTTTAACTTTTATACAAATAAGGCTAATAAAATATCTCATTGAAATTATATATGCAAAATTTCTACCCTTTTCAAGATGAAGGTAAactatattagttttattaattGTCAAATTCTCTAATAACTATATCTACAATACCGTGCATTTGCACGGGAGCTACACTAGTTAGTATTATTATACTTAATTACGCACCCAACATGATATGACCTAATTGAATTGGTTGTATAACTATTATGGGTTAATAAAGGTTATAATAAAATGTAAGTTAGGATGTACTCGAGTATATACAAATGTACGTTATGGAATAAAAACCATCGTGCTCTCAAACATATATGAGTTGTAAACAAAACAATGTAGTTGCAACTAAAGGTCCGGAGATTTTGGCTCAATGTGATCCGCTATCCCTGGGCCTTGACCTAGCTTCAAACGTATACAACTTGACAGATTTACGGGTCGTTTGGTTCAAGATAAACGAATGGAATGGAATGAAGTATGATATCATAGAACTATAGGGTTCCAAATCTATTCTTTCTGAAATCTTTTGTTTCATTCTGACTTGTAAGGAGAAGGAATGAAGTTcagttaatagatcctacaacTGAGCAACCAACAGATTGTCATTGTATCTTTAACccgagctatataataaagttttcgagttttgttttaaagaagtcgagctataCCCTAAAATTTATGAGCtactcacttaaacataaaaaaaagtaACTTTAagaaaactcaaaaaaattacacataagctcgataagatataacttggttgtatgatgTTATTATACCACTTGAGGGGTATAAGATTTTAAGGGGTTGGGATAGAGTTAGAATCCAGTTATATAACTCCATTCCATTATACCTAACCCTAACACTTCCTTTCCATTCCATAAGACTCATCCAAATAACTTTACTATCTACCCGTTAAAACGCGATTAATCTCCGATATTGTTGTGATCTGACCTTGGTAACGCCCGAGTATGAAATCTAGTAAAATTTTAAAGGAGAAATTTAACACATAAATACATACTACTAAATCAATAAAAAATAGACATAAGAAATATGATTTCTTATTCCATAGTTAATCAAATACAAGATACGTGGAATTGAGTTCAAAAACTCTGAATGTTTCCCCTAATTAAATCACCCTAATTAGATTCTTAATTCATTACCGATACCATCGTACTAACCAAGTCCCGTAACTTTGAATTCCTAACGGCGAGACGAGTTCCAAACCGAATATTAATTGTTGAAAACTTACGGTTGTCCTTAAATAGACTGATGATAACAGACTCTAAAATGATTCGAACCCGAGCCGATCTGACCAAATTCTTACAAACCCGAACAA is a window encoding:
- the LOC141596480 gene encoding cytochrome b561 and DOMON domain-containing protein At5g47530-like, which encodes MGKLILLSLSLIIIQLSLCLTTTNAQSCKSFSPNNKKYKTCNDLPELNSYLYWTYDSVAGTADIAFRATGVNPSSNWVAWALNPTGQGMTGAQSLVALQNSSGVMYAYTSDVQGYATTLAKSSLSFQVEKLTAMSRGNKEIIIMATIKPPKTTVNQVWQVGPVSGGTPGQHPLLTANKKSSATINFLSGQTTSSGSVPGSTQKNKNIHGVLNAISWGTLMPLGGIIARYLRVFKSADPAWFYIHITCQTSAYILGVAGWGTGLKLGSESVGIVYHAHRNIGITLFCLATLQVFALLLRPKKDNKYRLYWNIYHHAIGYSVIILSVINIYKGFDILEPLKKWKTTYTGIIIALGVLAIALEVFTWAVVLKRKKDGPAKHGHHGNGSNPYGARTQPMV